The Cyclobacteriaceae bacterium genome includes a region encoding these proteins:
- a CDS encoding ribonucleoside-diphosphate reductase produces the protein MSHPTLDEPILKENKDRFVLFPIKHHDIWKFYKQAEASFWTAEEIDLSHDLRDWANLTEGEKYFVSHVLAFFAASDGIVNENLAEHFVGEVQYTEAKFFYGFQIAIENIHSETYSLLIDTLVKDPKEKDKLFHAIDTMDCVKKKADWALRWINKGNFQERLIAFAAVEGIFFSGSFCSIFWLKKRGLMPGLSFSNELISRDEGLHCDFACHLYTQHIVTKLPSERVIEIIKDAVAIEQEFVTDALPVNLIGMNAQLMCQYIEFVADRLLNELVGQKIYNTTNPFDFMEMISLRGKTNFFEKRVAEYQKAGVMKSTEKEADQKFSLNEDF, from the coding sequence ATGAGCCATCCCACCCTCGATGAACCCATCCTCAAAGAAAACAAGGACCGATTTGTACTCTTCCCTATCAAGCACCACGACATCTGGAAGTTTTACAAACAAGCAGAAGCCAGTTTCTGGACTGCGGAAGAAATCGATTTAAGCCATGATTTAAGGGATTGGGCTAATCTCACCGAAGGAGAAAAGTATTTTGTCAGCCACGTTCTGGCATTTTTTGCCGCTAGTGATGGCATTGTCAACGAAAATCTTGCAGAACACTTTGTGGGAGAGGTTCAATACACGGAGGCAAAGTTCTTCTACGGCTTCCAGATCGCTATTGAAAACATTCACTCAGAGACCTACTCCCTGCTGATTGACACCCTTGTAAAGGATCCTAAAGAGAAAGACAAGCTTTTCCATGCCATTGACACCATGGATTGTGTGAAAAAGAAGGCAGACTGGGCTCTTCGCTGGATTAACAAGGGCAACTTCCAGGAACGTCTGATCGCGTTTGCTGCAGTCGAAGGAATCTTCTTCTCAGGATCATTCTGCTCTATCTTCTGGTTAAAGAAAAGAGGCCTTATGCCTGGATTGAGTTTTTCCAACGAGTTGATCTCCCGTGATGAAGGTCTTCATTGTGATTTCGCTTGTCACCTGTACACCCAGCACATCGTCACCAAGCTCCCTTCAGAGCGCGTGATTGAGATCATTAAAGATGCAGTAGCGATTGAACAAGAGTTTGTAACAGACGCCCTGCCAGTGAACCTTATCGGAATGAATGCACAGCTGATGTGCCAGTACATTGAGTTTGTGGCAGATCGCCTCCTCAACGAGCTGGTCGGTCAGAAAATTTACAACACCACTAATCCTTTTGACTTTATGGAAATGATTTCGCTCAGGGGGAAGACTAACTTCTTCGAGAAAAGGGTTGCTGAATACCAGAAAGCCGGTGTGATGAAAAGCACCGAAAAAGAAGCCGATCAAAAGTTTTCATTGAACGAAGATTTTTAA
- a CDS encoding ribonucleoside-diphosphate reductase subunit alpha — MLVLKRDGHRESVKFDKITARIEKLCYGLDPKLVNPVEVAMKVINGLYDGVSTHELDNLAAEIAATMTTRHPDFAKLAARIAVSNLHKTTSKSFSNTMKRLYQHVDAKTGQNAPMISKETWKVIKANAAELDDAIVYDRDFSYDFFGFKTLERSYLMKIENKVVERPQHLLMRVAVGIHGEDIAAAIETYNLLSEKWFTHATPTLFNAGTPKPQLSSCFLLTMKDDSIDGIYDTLKNCAKISQSAGGIGLSVHNIRAKGSYIKGTGGTSNGIVPMLRNFDMTARYVDQGGGKRKGSFAIYLEPWHADVFEFLDLKKNHGKEEMRARDLFYAMWIPDLFMKRVEQNESWSLFCPNECPGLADCYGEEFERLYEKYEKEGKFRKQIKAQDLWFEILESQIETGTPYILYKDAANKKSNQKNLGTIKSSNLCTEIIEYTSDDEIAVCNLASIALPKFVIDGKFDHQKLYEITKVATRNLNKVIDVNYYPVPEAKKSNMRHRPIGLGVQGLADAFILLRMPFDSEEARGLNSDIFETIYFGAMEASMELAKEHGSYETFKGSPVSKGIFQFDMWGVTPSSGRWNWEQLKREVKQNGVRNSLLVAPMPTASTSQILGNNECFEPYTSNIYSRRTLSGEFIVVNKHLMKDLMSAGLWSDTLRQKLIGANGSVQSIPEIPQNIKDIYKTVWEISQKAIIDMSADRGAYICQSQSLNIHITNPNFGKLTSMHFYAWKKGLKTGMYYLRSTAAADAIKFTLDKANMQQPAAEVANAQEGVEIAALQTASVAPAMEGQHAIQYEAQPMNYEQNRADMACSLDNPDACEACGS, encoded by the coding sequence ATGCTTGTATTAAAGCGGGACGGACACAGAGAGTCTGTCAAATTCGACAAAATCACCGCCCGGATCGAAAAACTCTGCTATGGCCTCGATCCAAAACTTGTCAACCCGGTAGAAGTCGCCATGAAGGTGATCAACGGCCTCTACGATGGTGTATCAACACACGAATTAGATAACCTCGCAGCTGAGATTGCAGCTACGATGACGACGCGCCACCCGGACTTCGCAAAGCTTGCTGCCCGGATTGCCGTATCCAACCTGCACAAAACCACCAGCAAGTCGTTCTCCAACACTATGAAGCGACTGTACCAGCATGTGGATGCTAAAACAGGTCAAAATGCTCCCATGATTTCCAAGGAAACCTGGAAGGTCATTAAAGCCAACGCAGCCGAACTGGATGATGCAATTGTTTATGATCGCGACTTCAGCTACGACTTTTTCGGTTTTAAAACACTGGAACGTTCTTATCTGATGAAGATCGAGAATAAGGTTGTAGAACGTCCTCAGCATTTGCTCATGCGTGTTGCTGTGGGTATCCATGGAGAAGACATCGCAGCAGCGATCGAGACTTACAATCTTCTTTCAGAGAAGTGGTTCACACATGCTACTCCAACGTTATTTAACGCAGGAACACCAAAGCCACAACTATCATCTTGCTTCCTCTTAACAATGAAGGATGATAGCATTGATGGCATTTACGATACATTAAAAAACTGCGCTAAGATTTCGCAATCCGCAGGAGGTATTGGACTAAGCGTTCATAACATCCGTGCAAAGGGTTCTTACATCAAAGGAACAGGTGGTACTTCTAACGGAATCGTTCCAATGCTTCGCAACTTCGACATGACAGCACGTTATGTTGATCAGGGCGGTGGCAAGCGCAAAGGAAGTTTCGCCATTTATCTTGAACCATGGCATGCAGATGTTTTCGAATTCCTTGACTTGAAGAAGAATCATGGAAAAGAAGAGATGCGTGCCCGTGATCTTTTCTATGCAATGTGGATTCCTGATCTTTTCATGAAACGCGTTGAGCAAAATGAATCATGGTCACTTTTCTGCCCGAATGAATGCCCGGGATTGGCAGATTGCTATGGAGAAGAGTTTGAACGTCTCTATGAAAAATATGAGAAGGAAGGAAAGTTCCGCAAGCAAATAAAAGCTCAGGATCTTTGGTTTGAAATTCTTGAATCACAAATCGAAACAGGAACTCCATACATTCTTTATAAAGATGCGGCTAATAAAAAATCGAACCAGAAAAATCTGGGTACGATCAAGTCAAGCAATCTGTGTACAGAGATCATAGAATACACATCAGATGATGAGATAGCCGTTTGTAATCTTGCTTCTATCGCATTGCCGAAGTTTGTTATTGACGGGAAGTTCGATCATCAAAAATTGTATGAGATCACAAAGGTGGCTACACGCAATCTGAATAAAGTGATCGATGTGAATTACTATCCTGTTCCAGAGGCAAAGAAATCCAACATGCGTCACCGCCCAATCGGATTAGGTGTGCAGGGATTGGCAGATGCCTTCATCCTGTTGCGCATGCCATTCGATTCTGAAGAAGCCAGAGGATTGAACAGCGATATCTTCGAAACGATCTACTTCGGTGCTATGGAAGCTTCTATGGAGCTTGCTAAGGAGCACGGATCTTATGAAACATTCAAGGGATCACCTGTATCAAAGGGAATCTTCCAATTTGATATGTGGGGAGTTACTCCATCATCTGGTCGCTGGAACTGGGAACAACTGAAACGCGAAGTGAAGCAAAACGGTGTTCGCAATTCATTGCTGGTGGCTCCTATGCCTACGGCCTCCACTTCACAGATTCTTGGAAACAACGAATGTTTTGAACCATACACTTCAAATATTTATTCCCGCAGAACATTGTCAGGAGAGTTTATCGTGGTGAACAAACACCTGATGAAAGATCTGATGTCAGCTGGTTTATGGAGTGATACATTGCGTCAGAAATTGATCGGCGCAAACGGATCGGTTCAATCTATTCCTGAGATTCCTCAAAACATTAAGGATATCTATAAAACTGTTTGGGAAATTTCCCAGAAGGCAATCATCGATATGTCCGCTGATCGTGGTGCATACATCTGCCAGTCGCAGAGTTTGAATATTCATATCACGAATCCAAACTTCGGCAAACTAACTTCCATGCACTTCTACGCCTGGAAGAAGGGATTGAAGACAGGTATGTATTACCTACGCTCTACTGCTGCTGCTGATGCGATCAAGTTCACTTTGGATAAAGCCAACATGCAACAACCTGCTGCAGAAGTGGCGAACGCACAGGAAGGCGTTGAGATTGCTGCTCTGCAAACAGCTTCTGTAGCTCCAGCAATGGAAGGACAGCACGCTATTCAATACGAAGCTCAACCAATGAACTACGAACAGAATCGCGCTGACATGGCCTGCTCCCTGGATAATCCGGATGCTTGTGAGGCCTGCGGAAGTTAA
- a CDS encoding RagB/SusD family nutrient uptake outer membrane protein — protein MASSCGDLLELTPQTALSDATAFATPERIELTVAGMYDAAQSGFYAGGAVRGYPFGAAHVEQGDNRGEDVVNTQAFFLITYSNTYDGVSGNNDFHFQTLFALVNRVNVVLAGLETAKPSATLTQAQIDAYKGEGRFLRALAYMELLKHFCRPAWDNKNAPLGGMPYRKTAIVSSLAANDATALGRATVAENYADILADLDYAESVLPNTRTGSLKVARATKAAAIALKTRVHLNLRNWAAVVTEGNKLAPQATGPFTAIGANGTYALTTSPFGPFTSGNSKSNTESIFSIENDVTDNPGVNGALPSMYNTSVAPTTGRALVAISPYIWNQTWWNASDIRKSSTMVNINVELPGGGGKGGYFTKKYSDVVGGSDNAPIIRYAEVLLNMAEAIQRQIAVGAAPDPRAFALYNAIRSRANAAGTDLSYDGIGDFANGQALITAILNERRIEFLCEGMRWMDITRLAETTEDALLYNTWGGGIPAKVSSNAITNYQPLYTGNPATNPGILSHIAIPYSNYKFLWPIPTSEVILNPTLAAQQNPGW, from the coding sequence GTGGCAAGTTCATGCGGAGATCTGCTGGAACTGACACCTCAGACAGCGCTTTCGGATGCAACAGCGTTTGCTACACCGGAGCGAATTGAATTGACAGTAGCAGGTATGTACGATGCTGCACAATCAGGATTTTATGCTGGTGGTGCTGTACGTGGATATCCTTTTGGAGCTGCTCACGTGGAGCAAGGTGACAACCGTGGAGAAGATGTTGTAAATACACAAGCTTTCTTCCTTATCACTTATTCCAATACTTATGACGGAGTGTCCGGTAATAACGATTTCCACTTCCAGACGCTTTTCGCGTTGGTTAATCGTGTGAACGTTGTATTAGCAGGTCTTGAAACAGCAAAGCCTTCTGCTACGCTGACACAAGCTCAAATAGATGCTTACAAAGGTGAAGGCCGTTTCCTGAGAGCCCTGGCTTACATGGAATTGCTAAAACACTTTTGTCGTCCTGCCTGGGATAACAAAAATGCACCACTTGGCGGTATGCCATATCGCAAAACTGCGATCGTTTCATCCCTTGCAGCGAATGATGCGACTGCCTTGGGAAGAGCCACTGTAGCGGAAAATTATGCCGATATCTTAGCGGATCTTGACTATGCTGAATCAGTATTACCTAATACCCGTACAGGAAGTCTGAAAGTCGCTCGCGCAACGAAAGCTGCAGCGATTGCTTTGAAGACTCGTGTTCACCTGAATTTGCGCAACTGGGCAGCGGTTGTTACAGAAGGTAACAAACTTGCTCCTCAAGCAACGGGCCCTTTCACCGCAATTGGTGCAAATGGTACTTATGCTCTTACAACCAGTCCTTTCGGACCATTTACTTCCGGAAATAGTAAGAGTAATACGGAATCAATCTTCTCAATTGAGAATGATGTGACTGACAATCCTGGCGTAAACGGAGCATTGCCTTCCATGTACAATACCTCAGTAGCACCTACGACAGGTCGAGCATTGGTTGCTATTAGTCCATACATCTGGAACCAGACTTGGTGGAATGCATCAGATATCCGTAAGTCATCAACAATGGTTAATATCAATGTTGAACTTCCTGGTGGTGGTGGAAAAGGCGGATATTTCACAAAGAAATATTCTGACGTAGTGGGTGGATCAGATAATGCTCCTATCATTCGTTATGCTGAAGTTCTCCTGAACATGGCAGAGGCGATCCAGCGTCAGATTGCTGTTGGTGCTGCTCCAGATCCAAGAGCTTTCGCTCTATACAATGCGATTCGTAGCCGCGCAAATGCTGCAGGTACGGATTTATCATATGATGGAATTGGTGACTTTGCGAATGGACAAGCTTTGATTACCGCTATCCTTAACGAACGCAGAATTGAATTCCTTTGCGAAGGTATGCGTTGGATGGATATTACCCGTTTAGCAGAAACTACAGAAGATGCATTACTGTATAACACATGGGGCGGTGGTATCCCGGCTAAGGTAAGTTCGAATGCGATCACTAACTATCAGCCATTATACACTGGTAACCCAGCTACTAATCCAGGTATTTTATCGCATATAGCAATTCCTTATAGCAATTATAAGTTTTTATGGCCTATCCCAACTTCTGAGGTCATCTTGAACCCTACATTGGCAGCTCAACAAAATCCGGGCTGGTAA
- the rpmA gene encoding 50S ribosomal protein L27, translated as MAHKKGEGKVKNGRESESKRLGIKVFGGQKVVAGNIIVRQRGTKHHPGRNVGLGKDHTLFALTNGTVLFKKGKADKSFVSVVAEA; from the coding sequence ATGGCACACAAAAAAGGTGAAGGTAAAGTAAAGAACGGCCGGGAATCGGAAAGCAAGCGACTGGGCATTAAGGTGTTTGGTGGACAGAAAGTCGTTGCTGGAAACATTATTGTGCGTCAGCGCGGAACAAAGCATCATCCTGGAAGAAATGTAGGACTTGGTAAAGATCATACCCTCTTTGCTCTGACCAACGGAACAGTTCTTTTTAAGAAAGGCAAAGCTGACAAATCTTTTGTCTCTGTGGTAGCCGAAGCTTAG
- the rplU gene encoding 50S ribosomal protein L21: MYAVVDIAGKQFKVEKDQYLYTPRLDAKVGDVVTFDKVLLIDTAGAVKVGTPTIAGATISGKVLEHVKDGKVIIFKKKRRKGYAVKNGHRQQLTKVQIESI; encoded by the coding sequence ATGTACGCAGTTGTCGATATCGCTGGTAAGCAATTCAAGGTTGAAAAAGACCAGTATTTATATACCCCACGCCTGGATGCGAAGGTGGGTGATGTAGTGACCTTTGATAAGGTCCTCCTGATCGACACAGCTGGTGCTGTGAAAGTAGGAACCCCAACCATCGCAGGAGCGACCATTTCCGGTAAGGTATTGGAGCATGTGAAGGATGGAAAAGTAATCATCTTCAAAAAGAAGCGCAGAAAAGGCTATGCTGTTAAGAACGGTCACCGTCAGCAGCTAACAAAGGTTCAGATTGAAAGCATCTAA
- a CDS encoding TonB-dependent receptor codes for MKKFLLVCFTFVFALSTAWAQERMISGKVTSTEDGSALPGVNVVLKGTTNGTVTDTDGNYKFNVPAAGGTLVFSFIGLETQEVALGERTVVDVKLGLDITQLNEVVVTGYGTQERRKLTTSVSSIQGGAIAQLATPSFVDQMAGRAAGVQITTQTGVIGQTPIINIRGINSMSSGTFPLVVVDGVPIITGNQSSVTPTNPLADINPADIESYDVLKDGAASAIYGSRAANGVILITTKKGLKSKGKANVTFAATTGYSEAVKRFDLANASQFETIANAKLANAGSAPSAFSDPAIATSGQTDWQDVLLRKGKFQSYNLGLSGSTDATSYYFSVGYQKQEGNIVANDFERFTFLANADHRANKFFKFGGKISFTRGVTNGLNTGANALSGNIAGGIRLFPNVTVYDPTNATGYNLSADGQAIGPGANTRAITSSWTNQGFVLANNKFQATNDRLQTNLYGQLDLIDGLSIKSQIGIDYLANKDFQKQDPRHGDGRGSNGFIFNQFRTVTTWDWVNTISYIKDFGSHGIDFVGGLEYQKTITESFNGQGSSFSDRFFMDHGLIGGNYQNQFSGGTYVPRAFASTFARLNYSYKDKYLVGASVRRDGTSDLDPANRYGVFWGASVGYRVSQEDFYKNSGISTTINDLKFRASYATIGNVNIGSFPYAGLYAAAKYGSQNGIAFAQAGNPLLIWETSKKTDIGLDVGILNNKITVTFDWFQNDIDGNVLNVPYAPSLGIPGGTIAQNIGVLRNSGLELTVSATALNRNGFTWNVSANYTSVNNEIIKTFPNAAGVNSEIGVGNYLINARVGQPLNVIYGYTFSGVNPDNGFPLYEKGTGQIVQRNIVNGNYSFYDPANPLNETNVTGAPLNPADVSAGGDRKILGKTTPTWFGGLTNNFTYKNFSLEVFLRYSGGNQVYNQTRQDVLLGQDFTNTGTELLNSWTPENRSTTMPRMYLSNNSQVNQSGVATSRFVESGNFLRIQNIQLGYSIPKSLLGSGDNKIASVRVFAQVQNAITISSYKGLDPELGAGLDNNTNPLSRTYTIGVNIGL; via the coding sequence ATGAAGAAGTTTTTACTGGTATGCTTCACATTCGTTTTTGCACTAAGCACTGCTTGGGCGCAAGAGAGAATGATATCAGGTAAAGTAACATCTACAGAAGATGGATCTGCTTTGCCTGGTGTAAACGTGGTGCTGAAGGGCACGACAAATGGAACGGTTACCGACACAGATGGTAACTATAAGTTTAATGTGCCTGCTGCAGGCGGTACATTAGTATTCTCATTCATTGGCTTGGAAACTCAGGAGGTTGCTCTGGGTGAAAGGACAGTAGTGGATGTAAAGCTTGGACTTGACATCACTCAATTGAATGAAGTTGTTGTAACGGGTTACGGAACTCAGGAAAGAAGAAAGCTGACAACATCAGTATCTTCTATCCAGGGTGGCGCAATCGCTCAGTTGGCAACTCCTAGCTTTGTGGACCAGATGGCTGGTCGTGCAGCAGGTGTTCAGATTACTACCCAGACTGGTGTAATAGGACAAACTCCTATTATCAATATCCGCGGTATAAATTCAATGTCATCAGGAACCTTCCCATTGGTGGTTGTTGACGGTGTGCCAATTATAACTGGTAACCAGAGCTCAGTAACTCCTACCAATCCATTAGCTGATATTAACCCAGCTGATATTGAGTCATATGACGTATTGAAAGACGGTGCTGCATCAGCGATCTACGGTTCACGTGCTGCTAATGGAGTTATCCTCATCACTACTAAGAAAGGATTAAAATCAAAAGGTAAAGCTAATGTGACTTTTGCAGCCACAACAGGTTATTCAGAAGCCGTTAAAAGATTTGATCTTGCAAATGCATCTCAATTCGAGACCATTGCAAATGCAAAGCTTGCTAACGCAGGTTCAGCTCCTTCAGCTTTCTCTGATCCAGCTATTGCAACCAGCGGTCAAACAGACTGGCAGGATGTTCTTTTGAGAAAAGGAAAGTTCCAGAGCTATAACCTGGGTCTTTCTGGTTCAACAGATGCAACCAGCTATTATTTCTCTGTAGGATATCAGAAGCAGGAAGGTAATATAGTTGCTAATGATTTTGAGCGTTTTACGTTCCTTGCGAATGCAGATCACCGTGCAAATAAATTCTTCAAGTTTGGAGGTAAAATTTCATTTACACGCGGTGTAACCAATGGTTTGAATACAGGAGCTAACGCACTTTCTGGTAACATTGCCGGTGGTATTCGTTTGTTCCCAAATGTTACTGTTTATGATCCAACCAACGCAACGGGTTATAATCTTTCTGCAGATGGTCAGGCAATCGGGCCCGGCGCCAATACACGTGCCATTACCAGCAGCTGGACCAATCAGGGGTTTGTATTAGCGAACAATAAATTCCAGGCGACCAATGATCGTCTTCAGACAAATCTTTACGGTCAGCTTGACCTTATTGATGGTTTGTCAATTAAATCTCAAATTGGTATCGATTATTTAGCGAACAAGGATTTCCAGAAACAAGATCCACGTCATGGTGATGGAAGAGGATCTAATGGTTTTATTTTTAATCAATTCAGAACCGTTACGACATGGGACTGGGTTAACACAATCAGTTACATCAAGGATTTCGGTTCTCATGGAATTGACTTCGTTGGAGGTTTGGAATATCAGAAAACTATCACTGAGTCATTCAATGGACAAGGATCAAGTTTCTCTGATCGTTTCTTTATGGATCATGGTTTGATTGGGGGTAATTATCAGAATCAATTCTCAGGTGGTACTTATGTACCAAGAGCATTTGCTTCAACATTCGCTCGTTTGAATTATTCTTATAAGGATAAATACCTGGTGGGTGCTAGTGTTCGTCGTGATGGTACTTCTGATCTTGACCCTGCTAATCGTTATGGTGTGTTCTGGGGAGCTTCAGTAGGATACCGTGTGTCTCAGGAAGACTTCTACAAGAATTCAGGAATCAGCACTACAATTAATGACTTGAAGTTTCGTGCTAGCTACGCAACGATCGGTAACGTTAATATTGGCTCATTCCCGTATGCTGGTTTGTATGCTGCTGCCAAGTATGGTTCACAGAACGGTATTGCTTTTGCCCAGGCTGGAAATCCTCTGTTGATCTGGGAAACCAGTAAGAAGACTGATATCGGTTTGGATGTGGGTATCCTGAATAACAAGATCACGGTAACATTTGACTGGTTCCAGAACGATATTGATGGAAACGTTCTTAATGTTCCTTATGCTCCTTCTTTGGGTATTCCGGGAGGTACGATTGCTCAGAACATTGGTGTTCTCAGAAACTCAGGACTTGAGTTGACTGTGAGTGCAACTGCATTAAATCGTAACGGATTTACATGGAATGTTTCAGCTAACTATACATCCGTTAATAATGAGATCATCAAGACATTCCCTAATGCGGCTGGTGTAAATTCTGAAATAGGTGTTGGTAATTATCTTATTAATGCTCGTGTTGGACAGCCTCTTAATGTAATCTATGGATATACATTCTCAGGAGTGAATCCTGATAACGGTTTTCCTTTGTATGAAAAGGGTACCGGTCAGATCGTTCAGCGTAATATTGTGAACGGAAACTACTCTTTCTACGATCCGGCGAATCCTCTTAATGAAACTAACGTAACAGGTGCCCCACTGAATCCTGCAGATGTTAGTGCGGGTGGTGATCGTAAAATTCTTGGTAAGACTACTCCAACCTGGTTTGGTGGTTTAACAAATAACTTTACTTATAAGAATTTTAGCCTTGAAGTTTTCTTAAGATATTCAGGTGGAAATCAGGTGTACAACCAGACCCGTCAGGATGTTCTTCTTGGTCAGGATTTCACAAACACTGGAACAGAGTTGTTGAACTCATGGACTCCTGAAAACCGTAGCACAACAATGCCTAGGATGTACCTAAGCAACAATTCTCAGGTAAATCAGTCTGGTGTTGCTACATCACGTTTCGTTGAAAGTGGAAACTTCCTTCGCATACAGAATATCCAACTAGGTTATTCAATACCTAAATCACTATTAGGTTCAGGAGATAACAAGATCGCTAGTGTCCGCGTATTTGCTCAAGTGCAGAATGCGATCACGATCTCTAGCTACAAAGGCCTTGATCCTGAATTAGGTGCAGGTCTTGATAACAATACGAATCCATTGAGCCGTACGTATACGATCGGTGTCAACATCGGACTCTAA